In the Candidatus Hydrogenedentota bacterium genome, GCGGGGGGCGCCGGGTAACCGGCGTCCCTACCGCGAAAGAGCAAGAGCAAGAGCAGGAAAATATGCTCACGTCAATCTGCCAGCGTGACCCACCGCCGCAATTATTATGCGTTTACCTTGGGTCCCGGTTGATGTCGCGGGGGGCGTTCTGCTCCAATGGTGGCACAACCCGAAAGGAGACGGCCATGATCGAGCTGGGCATGCACACGGACAACTGGCGCACCCTGAGCGGAAGCTTCAAGAAGGCGGCGGAGACCGCCGTCAAGTACGGCCTGGAGCATCTGGAGTTCGCGGCCATCCACGGCCAGTATTTCATCCAGGCCATGGGCTACGAGCCGGGCATCTCGCTCCAGTCCAACCCGCGCGCGCTGAAACGCTACTGCGACGGCATGGGCCTGAAAATCTCGCAGATAGACGGGTCCTACCCCTTCATGGGGCCCGACGGCTCGGCCTTCGGGGTGCAGTATGTGCAGCAGTCCATCCGCTTCGCCGCCGAGCTGGACTGCCCCATGGTGGACACCGTGGACGGCGCCTTCGAGATCGAGGGGTTCACCCGCGACGAGATATTCCGGATCACCTGCGACAACTACCGCCAGGTGCTGGGGTGGGCCGAGGACTACCGCGTCGTGATCAATGTCGAGCCCCACGGCCCCTACACCAACGACATTGAATTCATGCAAAAGCTCTTCAAGCACTTCGACTCCGAATGGCTCCGCTGCAACTTCGACACGGGCAACACGTTCATCGCGGGCCACGACCCGCTGGAGTACCTCAAGGCGCTCCGGCCCTACGTCTCCCACTGCCACATCAAGGACGTGAGCGCCGGGCTCGCCGCCGCCGTGCGCGGCGAGGAGACCGGCATCGCCTGCAGCGAGGTGCCCATCGGCGGCGGGGTGAACGCGGAGAACATCAAACGCTGCCTGGAATATCTGAAGGAGACCGGATGGGACGGCGTTGTCTCCCTCGAATGCCACGGCGCGGACGAGAACATCCGCGACAGCGTCGCGTTCCTCCGCCCCCTGGTCTGAATGGCCAGGGGACTGGCTCACAGCGCGCCCATGACCTGATGCCATGTCGAAACCGTTCCTTGCGCGCCGCGTGCCTGTACCCGCCATCACGCCGCACACCCGCCTGCGCGCATTCTTCCCTCCTGCTTGCGGGGAGGGGGCAGGGGGGGATTCTTCTGCTTCGCGGCGAAGCATTGGAATAGGCATTACATGCGGGACGGTGTGGGGTTCCTCGGCGTTCGGGTACAGGCACCGGTTGCGCAAACCGGGCTGACTGGCCAGCCACAGGCCAAGGGCGCAACCGTTGCCAGTCCCCTTGGCGCGCCATGAAAACATGAGGGGACTGCCAACGGCGCGGCACATGGCCACGGCTCGAAGAAGATGCCCACCTCCGCGCCGGTGGCTGTACCCGGAGCTTTTTGCCTGCTGCCATAGACTGCCCCGCGCTGATGCGTTCCCCCCTGCTTGCGGGGGGGCAGGGGGGGGTAAAAAAATCACCATAGCCGCGTCCATGAACCCCTCCGGCTGCATCTCTCTTTGCGCGGCATGCCCCCTTGGGGTATGCTGAATCCATGACCACCCCCGAAACACACCGGTCCGCCAGCCCGCGCGGGGTTCCCCGCGTGCTGCTCCTGGCGGAGAGCCCCTACTTCGGCGGGATCACCGCGCACCTGCTGGCGCTCTGCGCGGCGCTCGCCGAGACTGGCGGGGCGGTCCCCCTGCTTGCCTGCCTCTCCGGACGGCGGGAGGACCGCGCCCTCTTCGAACTGGCGGCGGCGCGGGGCATCCACGCCGCCGAGGTGCCCATGTCGGGCCCCGTGGACTTCCAGGTGATCGGGCGGTTGCGCGCCCTCGCCCGCGACCTGTCGGCGGACCTGGTCCA is a window encoding:
- a CDS encoding TIM barrel protein, producing the protein MIELGMHTDNWRTLSGSFKKAAETAVKYGLEHLEFAAIHGQYFIQAMGYEPGISLQSNPRALKRYCDGMGLKISQIDGSYPFMGPDGSAFGVQYVQQSIRFAAELDCPMVDTVDGAFEIEGFTRDEIFRITCDNYRQVLGWAEDYRVVINVEPHGPYTNDIEFMQKLFKHFDSEWLRCNFDTGNTFIAGHDPLEYLKALRPYVSHCHIKDVSAGLAAAVRGEETGIACSEVPIGGGVNAENIKRCLEYLKETGWDGVVSLECHGADENIRDSVAFLRPLV